CAAGGttcgcagtttcttctatgGTTTTCACAGCAGCAGTGCTTGTGTGCATGTTAGTTGTTGCTTCACATGTTGATGCAACCATAACATGTGCTGAGGTGACAACCTTGTTGACCCCATGTATCAGTTATGCCATTTTTGGAGGAACAGTTCCTCCAGCTTGTTGTGAAGGTATTAAAGCACTCAATGCTGCTTCAAATACCACACAAGATCACAGAGCCGCGTGTAGTTGCATCATGGATGGTCTTTCAAAGATCCCAGGAATCAACTATGAACTAGTTGGAACACTTCCTGAGACTTGTGGCACTACTTGTTCCTACAAAATCACACCCACTACTGATTGTTCCAAGTAAAtctcttatatataattttctatcTAGAACTGGTACATGATTTAACATATactaattttatgaatttgatAATTTGCAGGGTAGACTAATTCTATTTCTACGTACTGGAGTATTCtatgatgataaaaataaagcttCGAGGAAAGCTAGCTTCCCTGTGTGTTATGTCTCAGTGTTGAAGTGTTATTATTTAATAAGAAATAATATCAGTGTATATGgattattaagaaataattCAACCTATTGAACTTATAGaaagtattaataaaatttatttctacTTTTGCATTGTTTGTGCTACATGAAGAGTAAATTTTTTGGAATACAGGATGTCCATGCCAACATGATTGACTCTCTCTGCTAATCTTTACTTGCATCTTTAAGATacttttctttaatatataacaaattcaaaagttatacgtctcaaagaaattaaaatgataGTTTCAATAATAGTAGTACAATTGACGTGCCACTTCCTTTtattctttaatctttttaattctagaaatttgttaaacataCAATAAAACTATCCTAAAACACTTGTTATCTAATTTTGACTCAAACCCAAGGATTATGCTTAAGTTACATTCTTTCTTATTTCTTgaacacaaaaatgaaaaattcttaCATATAATATAAGAAGCATGAATATCTTCATTATTAATGGAGATGATTGGCTAAGTTCTCATCGAAATCATTTATTTCCTCTTGATTGGATATTTCCAATCAAGAGGAAATAAATGATTTCGATGAGAACTTAGCCATTCATCTCCGTTAATATAGGTAATATCCATGTAGAAAGTTGCTTCAGACTGCTCAAGTTGCTTTCCATACGAAGTTCTATTTGTGTAATTTGCTCCTGGTCCCAAACATTGATACTCTCTAAAGAAGACCGTCCTGTATTTTTATGGAAGTCAGAAAAAATTTAAGGATCACATGTTTTCAAGTGCCTCATAATGAAATAGTAAAACATTAttgattaaatattaaaaatataaaggtGTATTTTTAGTACCAtgttattcaaaattttaagggtttgtttggtaaCGTTATTCTAATAACGTTGTTtaagtgttatgaaaatacatgtgggtgaaaaagtgttgtaGAAATATGtattgtattatttaaataacgaaaactattgtttaaacaacacaaccaaacacctccTAAATAACATGACACTATGTACACTACTaaatctaaaaactaaaattttttaattgtaaaatgcactcttcatttcatttgaaataGAGAGAATCTTTTTCCCTCTAAACTGCTTTGCTAAAATATTCATAGCATTTTaatttaagtgaaaaataaGTGCAATTTGGCTATTTCATTAGTATCACTAAAGGCAGAACAATAAagtctttttttcctctccattaaactattttttcttaattcttttaagacaataacttttatattaattttgaagCAACAGATTTTGATTGATTACCtatcattttcttataaattcaCCAATTTTTTTCGCCACTCTTATGACTGACATCAAGGTTAtgacaaaaaatacaaaacaaaaaaattgcatccacaaatcttctctttttcctcttaattcttctttaaactaattattaatataCTGAGGGTGAACCCACCCACaattattgaccaaaaaaaaaattatagaataaaaaaagtaaaactatATGATAATTTAAAGACAAGCTTCTATGagaatctatatatatagagagaaaattaaaaaggatAAGGCACAAACTGGTCTCTAGAGGGGTCTTGCCAATCATTCCAGCCAACTGGAGCTACGACATTTGACATGTATGTTGTGGAGAAGACAACAGTCGCATAAACTCCCCAAGCTCGCCCAAGCCATACTTTCCCACTTCCACTGATGCTACAATTCACAAACGAAAATCCTGTTTGCTCATTCATAGACTGCCTAGCTTGAGCTGTGATAGAGCCACTGATCTCATCGGAGACTTGTTTTGCTATTGAATTAATGTTGCACCCCTGTCATATCAGTTTGTCCACAGTATATAAATCATATTGCTTAATGTACAGATTATAGAGTAAAATGGGTATGCGTATAATAAGGAAttatagagaaagaaataaagacaATATCAAAGAAGGAAAATGAAGTCAATGGGAAATATATGGTACGTAGAAGGAGTGTTGCTATCAGCAAGTAAACTTCAATGAACATTTTGAAGGTGCTTTTTACCATATAACTaatttgtcttttcttttttatctttttttttttattttttatcctacTCTAATGTTGTCATCAAGAGAGGCGGGAAAAATGGGCATCTACATTGATTTTGACTTGCCCCAACACAAAG
This genomic stretch from Castanea sativa cultivar Marrone di Chiusa Pesio chromosome 9, ASM4071231v1 harbors:
- the LOC142608696 gene encoding non-specific lipid-transfer protein 1-like; amino-acid sequence: MARFAVSSMVFTAAVLVCMLVVASHVDATITCAEVTTLLTPCISYAIFGGTVPPACCEGIKALNAASNTTQDHRAACSCIMDGLSKIPGINYELVGTLPETCGTTCSYKITPTTDCSKVD